A window from Aeromonas rivipollensis encodes these proteins:
- a CDS encoding BMP family lipoprotein, translated as MTKVLKLATVAALTLAALSAQAASEPAVIYDTAGKFDKSFNEAVFRNGVEVYNKDKGVKVKEFEPQNEAQREQGLRRLASRGNGPIVAVGFNMGSAVEKVATEFPNTQFTIIDMVVDKPNVQSLIFKEHEGSFLVGALAAIASKTGKVGFVGGMDIPLIRKFQCGYEQGAKYINPKIDVYQNMTGSTPAAFADPAKGAELAKSQFAKGADVVYAAAGGTGIGVYQAAKDEGKFAIGVDSNQNHLQPGTMLTSMVKSVGLAAYKSWDDAAKGSWKPGIQSLGLAEGGVDWALDENNAKLITPEMKAKVESIKADIIAGKIKVHDYMSDNSCKY; from the coding sequence GTGACTAAAGTGCTCAAGCTGGCCACCGTGGCCGCCCTCACCCTCGCTGCCCTTTCTGCCCAGGCAGCCTCCGAGCCCGCCGTCATCTATGACACCGCAGGCAAATTCGACAAGTCCTTCAACGAAGCCGTGTTCCGCAACGGCGTCGAAGTCTACAACAAGGACAAAGGCGTCAAGGTCAAGGAGTTCGAGCCCCAGAACGAAGCCCAGCGCGAGCAGGGCCTGCGTCGTCTGGCCAGCCGTGGCAACGGCCCCATCGTCGCCGTCGGCTTCAACATGGGCTCTGCGGTAGAGAAGGTGGCCACCGAGTTCCCGAACACCCAGTTCACCATCATCGACATGGTGGTCGACAAGCCGAACGTCCAGTCCCTCATCTTCAAGGAGCATGAAGGTTCCTTCCTGGTGGGTGCCCTGGCGGCCATCGCCTCCAAGACCGGCAAGGTCGGCTTCGTGGGCGGCATGGACATCCCGCTGATCCGCAAGTTCCAGTGCGGCTATGAGCAGGGCGCCAAGTACATCAATCCGAAGATCGACGTCTATCAGAACATGACCGGCTCCACCCCGGCCGCCTTCGCCGACCCGGCCAAGGGTGCGGAACTGGCCAAGTCCCAGTTCGCCAAGGGCGCCGACGTTGTCTATGCCGCCGCCGGCGGTACCGGCATCGGTGTCTACCAGGCTGCCAAGGACGAAGGCAAGTTCGCCATCGGCGTGGATTCCAACCAGAACCACCTGCAGCCGGGCACCATGCTGACCTCCATGGTCAAGTCGGTCGGTCTGGCCGCGTACAAGAGCTGGGATGATGCCGCCAAGGGCAGCTGGAAGCCGGGTATCCAGTCCCTGGGTCTGGCCGAAGGCGGTGTTGACTGGGCGCTGGACGAAAACAACGCCAAGCTGATCACCCCGGAGATGAAAGCCAAGGTCGAAAGCATCAAGGCCGACATCATCGCCGGCAAGATCAAGGTGCACGACTACATGAGCGACAACTCCTGCAAGTACTGA